GCAGAAGCGCCTGGAGCTGGCACACTACCGGTTCGTGGAGCAAAAAAGCAGGCCGGTGGATGTTTGTTATGAAGTAGGTTTTGAGAATCTTTCCCATTTTTCCTACGCTTTCAGGAAGCAGTTTGGCTATGCTCCCTCTGCGTTGCTGGAAGGCAGGTAGTTTGGATGAAATGATGTTATAAGGATGTGTTGTTGAGAGAGCCGTAACATCAGGTGCAGGTAAGCATATCATAGCGGCGTGTCACCAGGTTCCGGAGCCGTAGCGCACAAGCCTTCAGGTCAAACTGCCTGAAGGCTTTTTTCGTGGTCCGGTCCGGATTGACTATCTTGTAACAGGCGGAAATGATTATCTTGTAATAGATTATAGCTATTGAAATATAGAATCAATTGATTCTGATTATACCTTAAACTGTTCTAATTTTATTGATCTGCAAAAATGCAGGAGCAGTCTAGTATTATCCAACTCCACAACTTATAACAATGGGAAAAGAATCAAACGACATCAGTAAATGCCCCTTTCACAACGGCAGCATGCAGCAGAGCATTGGCGGTGGCGGCACCAGGAACCGCGACTGGTGGCCTGACCAGTTAAAATTGAATATCCTTCGCCAGCATTCGTCCTTATCCAACCCGATGGGGGAAGATTTTAACTATGCCGAAGCATTCAAAAGCCTCGACCTGGAAGCGGTGAAAAAGGACCTTCACGCACTTATGACCGATTCGCAGGACTGGTGGCCGGCGGACTTCGGGCATTATGGTCCCTTGTTCATCCGTATGGCCTGGCATAGCGCCGGTACCTACCGTGTAGGTGATGGCCGCGGCGGTGCGGGAGCAGGGCAGCAACGTTTTGCCCCGCTGAACAGCTGGCCGGATAATGTGAGCCTGGATAAAGCCCGCAGGCTGCTTTGGCCGATCAAGCAAAAATATGGCAACAAACTCTCATGGGCGGACCTGATGATCCTTACCGGGAATGTAGCGCTGGAATCCATGGGATTCAAGACCTTCGGCTTTGCCGGTGGGCGTGAAGATGTGTGGGAGCCGCAGGAAGATGTGTATTGGGGTGCCGAGACTACCTGGCTGGGTGGTGACCTGCGTTATGCGCATGGTTCCGAAGGTGTTCCGAAAGAACATGGCGTACTGGTGTCTGACGATGATGCGGATGGCGCTATCCACTCCCGCAACCTGGAAAATCCGCTCGCTGCCGTGCAGATGGGGCTGATCTATGTGAATCCTGAAGGTCCCGATGGCAATCCCGATCCCATTGCCGCAGCTAAAGATATTCGTGATACTTTCGGCCGCATGGCCATGAACGATGAAGAAACGGTAGCCCTGATAGCCGGCGGGCACAGCTTCGGCAAAACCCATGGCGCGGCCCCTGCCACCCATGTAGGCAAAGAGCCTGAAGCAGCCGGTCTGGAATTGCAGGGCCTCGGCTGGAGCAATAGCTATGGCTCCGGTAAAGGCGCTGATACCATTACCAGTGGACTGGAAGTCATCTGGACGAAAACGCCCACCCAATGGAGCAATAATTTCTTCGAAAACCTGTTCGGCTTTGAGTGGGAGCTTACCAAAAGTCCGGCCGGCGCACATCAGTGGGTAGCGAAAGATGCCGGGGATATCATTCCCGATGCGTATGACGGTGCAAAAAAGCATCGCCCTACCATGCTGACGACCGACCTCTCTTTGCGATTTGATCCGGTGTATGAAAAGATATCCAGGCGCTTCCTGGAAAACCCGGAAGCATTTGCGGATGCTTTTGCCCGCGCATGGTTTAAACTGACGCACCGCGATATGGGGCCGCGCAGCCGTTACCTGGGCCCGGAAGTGCCGGAAGAGGAATTGATCTGGCAAGACCCGATCCCCGCAGTTGATCACCCATTGATAAACGAGCAGGATATCGCAGCCCTGAAGACAAAAGTATTGGCATCCGGCCTGAGCGTATCTGAACTGGTGTCCACCGCCTGGGCTTCGGCTTCCACCTTCCGCGGTTCCGACAAACGCGGCGGCGCCAACGGCGCCCGCATCCGCCTGGCTCCGCAAAAGGACTGGAAAGTAAACAACCCGGTACAGCTGCAAAAGGTATTGAACATACTGGCCGGCATTCAGAAAGAATTCAATGACGCACAGACGAACGGAAAGAAAATTTCCCTGGCGGACCTGATCGTACTGGCCGGTAACGCAGGTATCGAAAAAGCGGCGAAAGATGCCGGGAATGCGGTAACCGTTCCTTTTACGCCCGGCCGTATGGATGCCTCGCAGGAACAGACCGACGTGGAATCGATGGGGTACCTGGAGCCGGCTGCTGATGGTTTCCGCAACTACCGCCAGTCGAAATTACCCGTATCTACCGAAGCATTGCTGATCGACAAAGCGCAGTTGCTCACCCTTACCGCTCCCGAACTGACCTTGCTGGTGGGTGGCATGCGTGTGCTGGACACGAACTTTAACGGTTCCAGGCATGGTGTTTTTACCGCCCGCCCGGGCCTGCTGACGAATGACTTCTTTATAAACCTGCTGGATATGGGCATTGCCTGGAAGGCAGCTACGGAGGACAAAGAGTTGTATGAAGGCAGCGACCGCGCCACCGGCAAAATAAAATGGACGGCTACCCGCGCCGATCTGGTGTTCGGCTCCAATTCCGAGTTGAGAGCTATTGCAGAAGTGTACGGAAGTGTAGACGCGCAGGGTAAATTTGTGAAAGACTTTGTAGCGGCCTGGAATAAAGTGATGAACCTGGACAGGTTTGATGTAGTCTGATTGATCACTTGCCATATTGATACAGCAGCCTCCGGTGACGGGGGCTGCTGTTTTTTGGGATGCTACAGTATCTCCACATACCCTTCCGTTCCATGCACCCGGATCCGTTGCCCGTCTTTGATCAGGCTTGTAGCATGCTCTACCCCCACAACCGCAGGCAGTCCGTATTCCCGGGCAATAACAGCGCCATGGGTCATCAGTCCGCCTACTTCGGTGACCAGGCCTTTTATGGAAACGAACAATGGCGTCCAGCTGGGGTCGGTAAAGGCCGTCACCAATATATCCCCGTCTTCCAGATCGGCATCTTCCATGTTCAGGATAACCCGCGCCCGTCCCTCTGTAACTCCGGAGGAAACCGCCAGGCCCGGAATGGCCCCGGCGGGGAGATCTTCCCGCTTGTACCGGCCTGTAAAGATCTCGCCGTCTGATGTGATAACGCGTGGGGGAGTGAGTTTTTCATATGTTTTGTAAGCGTCTTTTCGTTGCCTGATGAGCTGGTCATCCACCCTGTTTGTGCGCAGGGCTTCGCGGAGCTCTTCAAAAGAGAGGTAGTCAATATCTTCGGTTTCCTGCAGTACCCCGGCTTGTACAAGTTGTGCGGCTGTCTTTAACAGCGCCTGCCTGTAAACGAAGTAGCGGTTGACCATCCCGTATTTTGGATATTCCCGGTAGCCGATGAAATTCCGCACCAGGTCGATCATTCGTTCCGTTTCTACCGCTTTTTGTTCACCATCCGGCAGTTGCTTCAACCGGTCCAGCAACGCCTGCTTTTTTTTGAATGCTTCCTGCCGTCCCTGCTCAAATTTCCGATGGCTGGCGCCCGGCGCAAAGTTTCTGATATTGCTGAGGAGCAAGGGGAGCAGGGTAACAGGCTTTTCGATCCAGCGTGTTCTGGTGATATCGATCTCCCCGGCACAACGCATCCCGTATTTGTCAAGATAAGCGGAGATCGCCGCTCTGCCTGCCTGCCCGCCTTCAAATTGAGGCAGTTCTTCGAGAAAGCGCTCATTCTTCGTATGCTGTAGATAGTCCACCACTGCCGGATACGGACGAATTACGTCGGCAACATCCAGCAACGCAAGACCCATTTCCGAGGTAATATTACCGGGGGCGGATTGAGACAGGGTATCTACGGCGTTCTTTTCACCCAGCCATTCGTTCATTTTTTCATTGATCCATAATGAGGCCTCTACAACAGCTTTGATCACCGTTGCGCTTTCAGGGCCAAACAGGAGACTTTTCAATTCCTGCAGATCTTCCAGGATAAAATCCAGCAGATCTGATCCTGATCTCGTTTGAATGTTTTGTTTTAACGCTGCTATCGACGCCTGGTTGTTCCTGATCAGGTCCGCAACGATGGCCGGATCGTTTTCTATCTGCGCAGGAGAAGCCGGAGGCGGAATGTTCCGGCCGTTTTTGGCGGGGTTTTGTGCTTGCTGATCATCCGGCAATAATTTTATGAAATCCTCCTGCGCCACAACAGTCATCAGTGCGTCTTTTATAAGCGGATCGGATTGCCCCAGGTTATGGATGACTATTTTTCTGCCGGCTGGCGAAGCCAGCATGGCGGTAATGTCAATAAACAGCCTTCCGGCCGCAGTGCGCATAGGGGCGCGGGTCGTCAGCAGGAAAAAGGACAGGCCCAATGGCCTGATGGGATCGGTCATCATTTGCTGATGGCCGACAGATACATAGACGTGATTTTCCCCGTCATTGGCTTCGGGGATGGGGAACAGGGTGGTGACCGGCCGGCTCTGGACAATATAAAACGTATCATCAGCCAGGCACCATTCGATGTCCTGCGGGCAGCCGAAATGCGCTTCGATCTTTCTGCCGGTTCGCTCCAGCTGCAGGATCTGCTCATCCGTCAACGCCGGTTTGTGCCGCATCTCCTGTGCAATCTCCATTTGTTTTGTACCGCCATCTTTCAGGGGATAGACTGCCAGATGCTTGCCGGATATCTTTTTATCGATGATGCTGCCATTGCGCACTTTATAGTTGTCCGCATTCACGAGGCCGGAGACCAGGGCCTCGCCAAGTCCGAAGCTGGCATCAATGGATGTTATTTTCCTGCTGGAGTTGACAGGGTCTGCCGTGAACAGTATCCCTGCGGCCTGCGGGAATACCATCTGCTGCACAACTACAGCCAGGCGTACTTTACGATGGTCGAAACCCTGCTGAAGGCGGTACATGACCGCCCTTTCCGTGAACAGCGAAGCCCAGCATCTGCTGACCGCCTTCAGGACCGCCTCCTTCCCGATGACGTTCAGATACGTATCCTGCTGGCCGGCAAAGGACGCCGTTGGCAAATCCTCCGCAGTGGCGCTGGACCGTACGGCATAGGCGTTGTTTTCACCAGACTGTTCCAGGTGCAGGGTGATCTCACCGGCAATGTCCGCGGGGATCGCTATGTTTTCTATCGCCTTCCGGATGCCGGCGCAGATCTCATGAATGCCTTGCCTGTTATCCGCTTTCAGCGCGGCCAGCTGATCCAGCAGCGTGTCAAGCATTTCGTTATTGCCCATGATGGCTTTATATGCTTCCGTGGTAATGCAAAAGCCCTCCGGTACCCTTACGCCTTCCATCCGGGATAATTCCCCCAGGTTGGCGCCTTTGCCTCCGGCCATGGCAAGCGTTGTTTTATCTGTTTCCTGAAAACGAAGTATGTAAGCACGCATATGCTGTATTTATTTGACTTTTTGCTGCTATTGCAGGTAAGGTTGTTTTTATACTAGGAAGCTGTTGAACGCAACGTGTCAGTTGTTTCATTCATCAGTTCAATAGCCTTCGATAAGTACGTTTCAATGATTTTGATTTCCTTGTCCGGGAACGATGCAAAGAGTATTTCCGATTTGTTCCGGAATTCCTTGTACAGCGGTTCTAAAAGCGCCATGATATTTTTCGTGTTTGGCATGATGAAGACTTTCCGCCTGTCGTCTTCCGCAAATTTTCTTTTGACCAGTTTTTTCTTTTCAAACCGGTCTATTAAACCCGTAACCGCGCCGGTCGTCAAGCCGGTCAATGTAGCCAGCTCGCCGGCGGTCATCCGTCCCTTTTCTATCAGAAAGCCCAGGTATTTATGGTCGGTTCCCGAAAGCCCCGCCTTTCGGGCAACGGCTTCGTGCATCTGAATAGTCGTGTAAGCATGTAACTGGTTCAGTTTTCTGACGTGTTTGATGATGTCGGTATTCATTTTATATCTTATTATGTAAGTATCTTAGTTACAAAGATAATATTTATTCTGCGGGATGAACAACAAATTCCGGGGAATAAGGGAGGTTAATGTAAAAAGCCACTGAAAATCAGTGGCTTTTGATATTTGTGATCCTGCATTTGCAGGCTGATGGGAAAGATAATGGCTATGTCGGCCTAAAACATCGGCGGCGGTGCATTCAGGTCGGCATCCAGGAAATCGGTGATCATGGGGATCAGCCAGTCCGTCTGCATCATCATCCCGATATGGGTAGTGCCCGGTAGAATGGCCAGGCGGGATTGGGGCAGGCCGTGGATATCGCCCATTTTTCCGCCGCCCTTGGCCCGGAACAGCTCCAGGGCATGCTCATACCGTACGCCGTCGGCATCGCCAATAGCCATGAACAGGGGAGTTTTGATGTTCTTAACCTCTGCGGACCAGTCATAAGGCTTCAGGTCTATGCTTATCACCTTCTTCACAAACTCCGGAAAATGCGCCGGATCATTTCCAAGGCTGTCGTATTGCGTTTGTATGGGTGATCCTTTGAACATATCCGCATTGATCGTTGAATACATGGCCTCTACATCAGGCCACCATCCGTCATGCGCATAGGTACCGGACAGTACCACCAGCCGGCGTACCTGCTCCGGATGCCGCACGGCCATCTGGAAGGCAACTCCGCCTCCCATGCTGTATCCCAGTATGTCCGCACTGTCTATCTTGAGATGCCTGAGCAGTCCGGATACATCGTCCGCCATATTTTCATAGCTGAATTCCCGGGATATATCCCTTGTGCGCCCGTGGCCCTGCATTTCCGCTACGATGACCTGCCTGTCTTTCGCCAGCAGGGGGATGATGTGCGACCAGTTCAGGGGGATATTCATAAAGGAGCCATGGAGGAGTACGATGGGCTTGCCTTTGCCATAAACCTCATAGTACAGTTTTAGCCCGTTTACAGCTGCGTAACCGGTGTCAGCAGGCTGAATGCTTTTGCCGGCAACCGTTTCCGTTGTTTCAGCTGAGGTATTTTGTTCATTGGTGGAACGCGGCTGGCAGGCTGCCAACATCGCTAAAGCAATAATAACGGGGAGACGGGTGAGGATGTGCTTATTCATATCGTGTGTTTTTTTACGATACAAATGTCGGCAACAATACTATGTCCTTTACAGTGCGTATGTGCCATTCCTGCGGGGAGAATGCGACATGGAGATGTAGCATGGTTAACCGCAGGGGAGCGTACTGTTTATGCCAATAAGCGCTGTAAAAGGGGGCAGACTGTCCCCGTTCTCCGGCAGCAGGCAAAGTCTTTATAAAGCATCCAGGAAATCAAGATACAGCGGAACGCTTCTTTCAATCCATTCCTCCGAAGTGTTGAACTCCATCCCGTAGTAAGCAAAGAATGGCCTGTAATCGGCTTTTACATATTCAAAAGTCAACTCAAAAGGTCTCGTTAATTCTGCCAGGGTGTATTTATATCTTTCTTCCCGGCGATATTCGTGTTCATCAACCCCCAGTGATATCGCCAGTGCAATTTTCTTCCCCGAAACCCTGTACCCGCTTTTACTGCCGTAAGCCCATCCATGCGTCAACACTTCATCGAACCATTTCTTCAAAAGCGGAGGACAATTGAACCAGTAGTACGGGAACTGAAATACAATTTTGTCATATTGCTCAACCAGCCGTTGTTCCGCCAGTACGTCGATTTTTTCATCAGGGTAAACCTTGTATAGCTGGTGGACTACATATTTGTCAGGGAATTTATGCAGTTCTCTGATCCATCTTTTGTTGACAGCTGAATTTTCAATATCAGGATGTGTTACGATTACC
This genomic stretch from Chitinophaga sp. XS-30 harbors:
- the katG gene encoding catalase/peroxidase HPI encodes the protein MGKESNDISKCPFHNGSMQQSIGGGGTRNRDWWPDQLKLNILRQHSSLSNPMGEDFNYAEAFKSLDLEAVKKDLHALMTDSQDWWPADFGHYGPLFIRMAWHSAGTYRVGDGRGGAGAGQQRFAPLNSWPDNVSLDKARRLLWPIKQKYGNKLSWADLMILTGNVALESMGFKTFGFAGGREDVWEPQEDVYWGAETTWLGGDLRYAHGSEGVPKEHGVLVSDDDADGAIHSRNLENPLAAVQMGLIYVNPEGPDGNPDPIAAAKDIRDTFGRMAMNDEETVALIAGGHSFGKTHGAAPATHVGKEPEAAGLELQGLGWSNSYGSGKGADTITSGLEVIWTKTPTQWSNNFFENLFGFEWELTKSPAGAHQWVAKDAGDIIPDAYDGAKKHRPTMLTTDLSLRFDPVYEKISRRFLENPEAFADAFARAWFKLTHRDMGPRSRYLGPEVPEEELIWQDPIPAVDHPLINEQDIAALKTKVLASGLSVSELVSTAWASASTFRGSDKRGGANGARIRLAPQKDWKVNNPVQLQKVLNILAGIQKEFNDAQTNGKKISLADLIVLAGNAGIEKAAKDAGNAVTVPFTPGRMDASQEQTDVESMGYLEPAADGFRNYRQSKLPVSTEALLIDKAQLLTLTAPELTLLVGGMRVLDTNFNGSRHGVFTARPGLLTNDFFINLLDMGIAWKAATEDKELYEGSDRATGKIKWTATRADLVFGSNSELRAIAEVYGSVDAQGKFVKDFVAAWNKVMNLDRFDVV
- the ppsA gene encoding phosphoenolpyruvate synthase; its protein translation is MRAYILRFQETDKTTLAMAGGKGANLGELSRMEGVRVPEGFCITTEAYKAIMGNNEMLDTLLDQLAALKADNRQGIHEICAGIRKAIENIAIPADIAGEITLHLEQSGENNAYAVRSSATAEDLPTASFAGQQDTYLNVIGKEAVLKAVSRCWASLFTERAVMYRLQQGFDHRKVRLAVVVQQMVFPQAAGILFTADPVNSSRKITSIDASFGLGEALVSGLVNADNYKVRNGSIIDKKISGKHLAVYPLKDGGTKQMEIAQEMRHKPALTDEQILQLERTGRKIEAHFGCPQDIEWCLADDTFYIVQSRPVTTLFPIPEANDGENHVYVSVGHQQMMTDPIRPLGLSFFLLTTRAPMRTAAGRLFIDITAMLASPAGRKIVIHNLGQSDPLIKDALMTVVAQEDFIKLLPDDQQAQNPAKNGRNIPPPASPAQIENDPAIVADLIRNNQASIAALKQNIQTRSGSDLLDFILEDLQELKSLLFGPESATVIKAVVEASLWINEKMNEWLGEKNAVDTLSQSAPGNITSEMGLALLDVADVIRPYPAVVDYLQHTKNERFLEELPQFEGGQAGRAAISAYLDKYGMRCAGEIDITRTRWIEKPVTLLPLLLSNIRNFAPGASHRKFEQGRQEAFKKKQALLDRLKQLPDGEQKAVETERMIDLVRNFIGYREYPKYGMVNRYFVYRQALLKTAAQLVQAGVLQETEDIDYLSFEELREALRTNRVDDQLIRQRKDAYKTYEKLTPPRVITSDGEIFTGRYKREDLPAGAIPGLAVSSGVTEGRARVILNMEDADLEDGDILVTAFTDPSWTPLFVSIKGLVTEVGGLMTHGAVIAREYGLPAVVGVEHATSLIKDGQRIRVHGTEGYVEIL
- a CDS encoding MarR family winged helix-turn-helix transcriptional regulator, whose translation is MNTDIIKHVRKLNQLHAYTTIQMHEAVARKAGLSGTDHKYLGFLIEKGRMTAGELATLTGLTTGAVTGLIDRFEKKKLVKRKFAEDDRRKVFIMPNTKNIMALLEPLYKEFRNKSEILFASFPDKEIKIIETYLSKAIELMNETTDTLRSTAS
- a CDS encoding alpha/beta fold hydrolase, coding for MNKHILTRLPVIIALAMLAACQPRSTNEQNTSAETTETVAGKSIQPADTGYAAVNGLKLYYEVYGKGKPIVLLHGSFMNIPLNWSHIIPLLAKDRQVIVAEMQGHGRTRDISREFSYENMADDVSGLLRHLKIDSADILGYSMGGGVAFQMAVRHPEQVRRLVVLSGTYAHDGWWPDVEAMYSTINADMFKGSPIQTQYDSLGNDPAHFPEFVKKVISIDLKPYDWSAEVKNIKTPLFMAIGDADGVRYEHALELFRAKGGGKMGDIHGLPQSRLAILPGTTHIGMMMQTDWLIPMITDFLDADLNAPPPMF
- a CDS encoding NAD(P)H-dependent oxidoreductase → MKTLVIVTHPDIENSAVNKRWIRELHKFPDKYVVHQLYKVYPDEKIDVLAEQRLVEQYDKIVFQFPYYWFNCPPLLKKWFDEVLTHGWAYGSKSGYRVSGKKIALAISLGVDEHEYRREERYKYTLAELTRPFELTFEYVKADYRPFFAYYGMEFNTSEEWIERSVPLYLDFLDAL